A stretch of the Chlorobiota bacterium genome encodes the following:
- the porV gene encoding type IX secretion system outer membrane channel protein PorV produces the protein MKNINFKLNLFVNYLTIPLIFFSLSNIEIKAQTTGGSAVPFLLIAPSARYGGMGEMGTAIADDEHSTHYNIAGLAYQNHTKVGLSYSKWLPQFNADLHYGYLTGCTYMPSLGGTLSGEFTYLDLGEFQRTFENGALGEKFRSVEYALAVGFATKLSDEFGAGIQGRFINSMLSSIGVGQEKQSGSGASVGFDLGVLWNPNLKIDGFPEKPLKVGATFTNIGPKIFYIDIAQADPLPTTLRTGIAFHLLQDEFNDMTIGADITKLLVNRPSKDLVDPVPKSLWTSWGNGKGVELSLGAEYWYEKLVALRAGYFTESAAGGNRKFLTFGAGLRYDIYGIDFSYINTIETAHPLANTLRFTLGIDLDKNDTPNVPN, from the coding sequence ATGAAAAATATTAATTTTAAGCTTAATTTGTTTGTTAATTATTTAACAATCCCTTTAATTTTTTTTAGTTTATCAAATATAGAAATTAAAGCTCAAACAACTGGCGGATCAGCAGTTCCATTTTTATTAATTGCACCAAGTGCCCGATATGGAGGTATGGGCGAAATGGGTACAGCAATAGCCGATGATGAGCATTCTACACATTATAATATTGCTGGTTTAGCATACCAAAATCATACTAAAGTTGGTCTTTCTTATTCAAAATGGTTGCCTCAATTTAATGCAGATTTGCATTACGGTTATTTAACTGGTTGTACTTATATGCCAAGTTTAGGTGGTACATTGTCTGGTGAATTTACATACTTAGATTTAGGTGAATTTCAAAGAACTTTTGAAAATGGTGCTTTAGGAGAAAAATTTAGATCCGTTGAATATGCACTCGCTGTTGGTTTTGCTACAAAACTTTCTGATGAATTTGGAGCAGGAATTCAAGGTAGATTTATTAACTCTATGTTATCAAGCATTGGAGTTGGTCAAGAAAAACAAAGCGGTAGTGGTGCCAGTGTTGGTTTTGATTTAGGTGTGCTTTGGAATCCAAATTTAAAAATCGATGGTTTTCCAGAAAAACCTTTGAAAGTTGGTGCAACATTTACAAATATAGGACCAAAGATTTTCTATATTGATATTGCTCAAGCAGATCCATTACCAACGACTTTGAGAACAGGAATAGCATTCCATCTATTACAAGATGAATTTAATGATATGACCATAGGTGCAGATATAACCAAACTTTTAGTTAATCGTCCTTCTAAAGACTTGGTAGATCCTGTACCTAAATCATTATGGACTTCTTGGGGGAATGGAAAGGGTGTTGAATTATCTTTAGGTGCTGAATATTGGTATGAGAAATTAGTTGCGTTACGTGCTGGTTACTTTACTGAGAGTGCTGCTGGTGGAAACAGAAAATTTTTAACATTTGGAGCTGGATTAAGGTATGATATATATGGCATTGATTTTAGTTATATTAACACAATAGAAACTGCACATCCTTTGGCAAATACTTTAAGATTTACATTGGGAATTGATTTAGATAAAAACGATACTCCAAACGTACCAAATTAA
- a CDS encoding dodecin domain-containing protein, with product MATVAKVTEVISSSTISFDDAISGGIERANKTLHNIRGAWVKDQKLTVNEGKITEYRVTLKITFVLN from the coding sequence ATGGCAACAGTAGCAAAAGTAACAGAAGTAATTTCATCTTCAACTATAAGTTTTGATGATGCAATAAGCGGAGGAATTGAAAGAGCTAACAAAACTCTACATAATATAAGAGGTGCATGGGTTAAAGACCAGAAATTAACTGTTAATGAAGGTAAAATAACAGAATATAGAGTAACACTTAAGATAACCTTTGTTTTAAATTAA
- a CDS encoding NADH-quinone oxidoreductase subunit N, translating to MNQQDLIISLPILIVSTFAVIVMVLDALVKNSTKLCTSVSVIGLLLTLASAFMNINLTGIAMNGMVKTSSYSIIFDFVFCIAGIITILSAKNYFEKFNGILDEFYTIVLMSISGMLIISHSNDLIMIFIGIEIMSICFYVLTGIIKKDLKGNESSVKYFLLGAFATGFLMYGIALLYGSFGSTNFTQISANFFEKYSLLTICGFSLIIIGFSFKVGIFPFHQWVPDVYEGAPTIVTGFMSTAGKAAAFSGFVGVMSVIYPKLNSTDLTLVIAILSAITMLSGNILALSQTNIKRMLAYSSISHAGYALMGIASGNKMGYIGVLYYMCSYLFMQLGAFVLIGNLENIKGEYIQVKDYIGLGKTNPVIALILSLFMLSLLGIPPFAGFFGKYYLFLSAIDSGRTWLAIVSVISSIISAWFYLGIIVNMFFKSNESSLEQARVINYSKLVLGVLVSGSLVIGFIPELILSWTK from the coding sequence ATGAACCAACAAGATTTAATAATTTCCTTACCTATATTAATTGTTAGCACTTTTGCTGTTATAGTAATGGTATTAGATGCTTTAGTAAAAAATAGTACTAAATTATGTACTTCAGTTTCGGTTATTGGATTATTGTTAACATTAGCATCAGCTTTTATGAATATTAACCTTACTGGAATTGCAATGAATGGTATGGTTAAGACTAGTAGTTATAGTATAATTTTTGATTTTGTTTTTTGTATTGCTGGAATTATTACTATTCTTTCTGCAAAAAACTATTTTGAAAAATTCAATGGTATTCTCGATGAATTCTATACAATTGTTTTAATGTCAATATCTGGTATGCTTATTATATCTCATTCAAACGACTTGATAATGATTTTTATAGGTATTGAAATAATGTCAATTTGTTTTTATGTATTAACAGGAATAATTAAAAAGGACCTTAAGGGAAATGAATCGTCTGTTAAATATTTTTTGTTAGGTGCGTTTGCTACAGGATTTTTAATGTATGGAATTGCATTGTTATATGGCTCTTTTGGTTCTACAAATTTTACCCAAATAAGTGCTAATTTTTTTGAAAAATATTCACTTCTTACAATTTGTGGATTTTCATTAATTATAATAGGTTTTAGTTTTAAAGTAGGTATTTTTCCTTTTCATCAATGGGTACCAGATGTATATGAAGGAGCACCAACAATTGTTACAGGTTTTATGAGTACTGCAGGTAAAGCAGCCGCTTTTAGTGGGTTTGTTGGTGTTATGTCTGTAATTTATCCAAAATTAAATTCAACAGATTTAACTTTAGTAATTGCAATTTTATCTGCCATTACAATGTTATCTGGAAATATTTTAGCTTTAAGTCAAACAAATATTAAAAGAATGTTAGCTTATAGTTCAATTTCCCATGCTGGTTATGCTTTAATGGGAATTGCATCTGGAAATAAAATGGGATATATTGGGGTTCTGTATTATATGTGTTCTTATTTGTTTATGCAACTTGGAGCTTTTGTTTTAATAGGAAATTTAGAAAATATTAAAGGTGAATATATTCAAGTAAAAGACTACATAGGTCTTGGAAAGACTAACCCAGTAATAGCCCTAATCTTATCATTGTTTATGCTTTCTTTATTGGGAATACCACCATTTGCAGGATTTTTCGGTAAGTATTACTTATTCCTTTCAGCAATTGATTCAGGTAGAACGTGGTTAGCTATTGTTAGTGTAATCTCATCTATTATTTCAGCTTGGTTCTATTTAGGTATAATTGTAAATATGTTCTTTAAATCAAATGAATCAAGTTTAGAGCAGGCTAGAGTAATTAATTATTCCAAATTAGTTTTAGGTGTATTAGTTTCTGGTTCATTGGTAATAGGATTTATTCCTGAGTTAATTCTAAGTTGGACTAAATAA
- a CDS encoding branched-chain amino acid ABC transporter permease, with amino-acid sequence MRYIFLIFSIIGIIVLSFGFDMLGSYNGRIVIYIGISMILAVSLNVVNGFTGQFSLGHAGFMSIGAYTSVVFSTMLLPKVLGTSLEGGSQHFVLLISLLAGGIAAAIAGLLVGIPSLRLKGDYLAIVTLGFGEIIRVVIQNIDYLGGALGLAGLPRYTNFLWIFITLAIVVFIIQNLMRSTYGKGFLAVRDDEIAAEAMGINTTRYKVIAFVIGAFFAGIAGGLYGNYNGLISPEDFGFVRSVEIVVMVIMGGMGSTYGVMAAAALLTYLPEWLRGIKFGSVNLGDFRMSIYSLALIILMLTRPQGIFGSFNLMKIFSKKKSDFKKA; translated from the coding sequence ATGCGGTACATTTTTTTAATTTTTTCTATTATTGGAATTATAGTTTTATCATTTGGTTTTGATATGCTTGGATCTTATAATGGTAGAATTGTAATATATATAGGTATTTCAATGATATTGGCTGTTTCTTTAAATGTAGTTAATGGATTTACAGGACAGTTTTCCTTGGGACACGCCGGATTTATGTCAATAGGTGCTTATACTTCGGTAGTTTTTTCAACTATGTTATTACCTAAAGTTTTGGGAACTTCACTCGAAGGAGGTTCACAACATTTTGTCTTGCTAATTTCTTTACTTGCAGGTGGAATTGCTGCTGCTATTGCTGGGCTTTTAGTAGGTATTCCATCTTTAAGATTAAAAGGAGATTATCTTGCAATAGTCACCTTAGGGTTTGGAGAAATTATAAGGGTTGTTATACAAAATATTGATTATCTAGGAGGTGCTTTAGGACTTGCAGGATTACCTCGATATACTAATTTTTTATGGATTTTTATCACACTTGCAATTGTTGTTTTTATTATACAAAACTTAATGCGTTCTACTTATGGTAAAGGTTTTTTAGCAGTACGTGATGATGAAATTGCTGCAGAAGCAATGGGAATAAATACTACAAGGTACAAAGTAATAGCTTTTGTTATTGGTGCATTTTTTGCTGGAATTGCTGGTGGATTGTATGGTAATTATAATGGATTAATTTCTCCTGAAGATTTTGGATTTGTTAGAAGTGTAGAAATTGTTGTAATGGTTATAATGGGTGGTATGGGCTCCACTTATGGTGTTATGGCTGCGGCTGCATTGCTTACTTATTTACCTGAATGGCTTAGAGGAATTAAATTTGGTAGTGTAAATTTAGGTGATTTTAGAATGTCTATTTATTCTTTAGCTCTTATTATTTTGATGTTAACCAGACCTCAAGGTATATTTGGAAGTTTTAATTTAATGAAAATATTTTCTAAGAAAAAATCAGATTTTAAAAAAGCATAA
- a CDS encoding branched-chain amino acid ABC transporter permease: protein MNEFLQQIINGISLGAIYALIALGYTLVFGVLRFINFAHSDVFMVGAYIGYYSIPRITNTFGEGSVTSIIVLIITMIACGLLGMLIEYLVYRPLRDRPKLTVLITAIGVSLFLEYTGQLPQVFGADYKTFPTLIPNTVLFNLGSIPISLQQTVVVFVSVGLMYVLRIIVMKTKVGTAMRAVSMNLNAASLMGINTNRIITFTFFIGSSLAGAGAILFASTYPKINPLMGVLPGLKAFVAAVVGGIGNIPGAALGGFLIGIVETLTAGYISPTFKDAIVFSLLIIILLFKPSGLLGKAASEKV from the coding sequence ATGAATGAATTTTTACAACAGATAATAAATGGAATTTCTTTAGGTGCTATTTATGCACTTATAGCTTTAGGCTATACTTTAGTGTTTGGGGTATTGCGTTTTATTAATTTCGCCCATTCTGATGTTTTTATGGTTGGTGCTTACATAGGTTATTATAGCATTCCAAGAATTACTAATACATTCGGAGAAGGGTCAGTTACATCTATTATAGTTCTAATTATTACAATGATTGCTTGTGGGCTATTAGGGATGTTAATTGAGTATCTTGTATATAGACCATTAAGAGACAGACCTAAATTAACAGTATTAATTACTGCAATTGGGGTTTCACTTTTCTTAGAATATACTGGTCAGTTACCACAAGTATTTGGTGCAGATTATAAAACTTTCCCTACATTGATTCCAAATACTGTACTTTTTAACTTAGGATCAATTCCAATTTCATTACAACAAACAGTTGTAGTATTTGTGTCTGTTGGTTTGATGTATGTGTTAAGAATTATAGTTATGAAAACCAAAGTTGGTACTGCTATGAGAGCCGTTTCTATGAATTTGAATGCTGCATCATTAATGGGTATTAATACTAATAGAATTATAACTTTTACTTTTTTTATTGGATCTTCATTGGCAGGTGCTGGAGCTATTTTATTTGCTTCAACTTATCCAAAAATTAACCCTTTAATGGGTGTTCTTCCAGGTTTAAAAGCCTTTGTAGCAGCTGTTGTGGGTGGCATTGGTAATATTCCAGGAGCAGCATTAGGTGGGTTTTTAATTGGAATTGTTGAAACACTAACTGCTGGTTATATTTCACCTACATTTAAAGACGCTATTGTTTTTTCATTACTTATTATAATATTATTATTTAAACCATCTGGGTTATTAGGAAAAGCAGCATCTGAAAAAGTATAA
- a CDS encoding ABC transporter substrate-binding protein, translated as MNKFCLLIALVAVTITSCTKSGGDSPTESKTIKIGHYASLTGKEATFGTEVDAGVKMAVDEINKSGGLVGKQIELITEDTQSNPQGAGNAVEKLIGNDKVIAIIGEVASGRSLIGGPICQRNKIPMVSPASTNEKVTQTGDYVFRICYIDPFQGSVLAKFAFDNLHKKTAAVLKDNANAYSVGLTANFTKQFSSMGGNIVEEQSYQGGESDFKAQLTAIKAKNPDVIFVPGYYTETSLIAVQARELGIKAPLLGGDGWDSPVLTQGAAKQALEGSFFTNHYSEEDTSTIVKNFISKFTSTYSGKTPGAMSALGYDAMMIIAKTIKDGGSATSEVIKNGITNLKNYPGITGNITIDANRNANKSAVVLEIKNGKFTYSTTVAP; from the coding sequence ATGAATAAATTTTGTTTACTTATTGCACTTGTTGCAGTAACTATTACTTCCTGTACAAAATCTGGAGGTGATTCTCCAACAGAATCTAAGACTATTAAGATAGGTCATTATGCATCATTAACTGGAAAAGAAGCAACTTTTGGAACTGAAGTAGATGCTGGAGTTAAAATGGCAGTTGATGAAATAAATAAATCTGGGGGATTAGTAGGAAAACAAATTGAATTAATTACTGAAGACACTCAATCAAATCCTCAAGGAGCTGGTAATGCGGTTGAGAAATTAATTGGCAATGATAAAGTAATTGCTATAATAGGTGAAGTGGCTTCTGGAAGATCCTTAATTGGTGGTCCAATTTGTCAAAGAAATAAGATTCCAATGGTTTCTCCTGCTTCAACAAATGAAAAAGTAACTCAAACAGGTGATTATGTATTTAGGATTTGTTATATCGATCCTTTCCAAGGAAGTGTTTTAGCAAAATTTGCATTTGATAATCTTCATAAGAAAACAGCAGCTGTATTAAAAGATAATGCAAATGCATATTCTGTTGGTTTAACTGCTAACTTTACAAAGCAATTTAGTTCAATGGGTGGAAATATTGTTGAAGAACAATCTTATCAAGGTGGTGAAAGCGATTTTAAGGCTCAATTAACTGCAATTAAAGCAAAAAATCCAGATGTAATTTTTGTTCCAGGGTATTATACTGAGACAAGCTTGATAGCTGTTCAAGCTAGAGAGTTAGGAATTAAAGCACCTTTATTAGGAGGTGATGGTTGGGATTCTCCTGTACTAACTCAAGGTGCTGCAAAGCAAGCATTAGAAGGTTCTTTCTTTACAAATCATTATTCAGAAGAAGATACATCTACTATAGTTAAGAATTTTATTTCTAAATTTACATCTACTTATAGTGGCAAAACTCCAGGTGCCATGTCCGCATTGGGTTATGATGCAATGATGATTATTGCTAAAACAATTAAAGATGGTGGTTCTGCTACATCTGAGGTGATTAAAAACGGGATCACGAACCTTAAAAATTATCCTGGAATTACTGGAAACATAACAATTGATGCTAACAGGAACGCAAATAAATCTGCTGTAGTTTTAGAGATTAAAAATGGGAAATTCACTTATAGTACAACAGTTGCTCCATAA